One window of Pseudochaenichthys georgianus chromosome 18, fPseGeo1.2, whole genome shotgun sequence genomic DNA carries:
- the pelp1 gene encoding proline-, glutamic acid- and leucine-rich protein 1, translating to MATSAWMRGPSAMRLTEGLVSVLKEQRPEYLPTLLANYREHGVFQTQGASAVGGLVGFSNAKLGSSKTRFEGLCLLSMLVKDSSSDLFQQHCVSWLRSLQQVIQSQAPVQTIQLAVNILKDLLQYSSQLPEVAREVGLNSILGILTSLLGLKTECELAAMEGMTACMTYYTRACGSLRDKLGAYFLSKMDSTNKKTQEMACQCYGHLPSLGGLLDRGVSAGRAEGWTNQIHCLLASANGLLAQIYHGSETDGTVQYEGPGVELAFPHLDQSDPVLLLQLQHRFTAVCLAVKHTLRVDPSSAVRLPVRPILNLVCRVLAVNSKSINLTGDGSVRLLVLPIIHTNTLEVLSALITAVRCGMVQYAAVLQRLFSQTLSAWTPLPEASLGQQRAYSSVRVSVYRTLELWVQVAGASASILQGSPGHSELLFSHLLGDITPGAESIKLRAGLSSDAVPGGKPGPRRTKTLVMSDSVGPSLQRKGDVLANQDTCLSALRALRHIILTSGTLLKDDIHKRLHDVVLPLCVRLQQQQSSSSTSCESAGSVSGQYSSAPSRKELHRLLLALVLVPSPCWPPPLTCAVSILSKGRNDRNLKVSTFCIEALTICNSLLHPRIPSIALSLPPLTLKPNAPVLPTSQAPGLTMPTLLGGPAPGTPFPTRHSLGLGSASLLGSLENHLSLAPGLPGQSDMILSPHAHHQQDAAGLGLPEGQRPVFVRYDREEAEDVEISLASDSDDSVVIVPPGMLHLETQQDEAAAAANSLNMVNAPGGATLPLPESLSMVPTTAATTIDRVSLPNDLATSSPLLTTSTTPINSFPPSNSSVVSLVPPLNSSSLSAAPLGDSLPGRPQLQQMLMQPPAAGQPGPMGLPLQMHQLQNQLSQSGRHLHQHQAPPASNEDSAVININSTDEEDEEEEEDDEELDEEEEGLDEEDEDEEASDFVEEEFYDGEEYDDYDEEEGEELEEDEEEDGEIPPLEGAEDKAGEAGIEGGKVLRAVVDEGGMAGFSVEAEAEGGIEEIQTNRAMFGEDRVKVQKVESIGVLEEAREGGEEDENERMDDPTMPQILCVTGGALEDREEAEEEGGAARGGGEQEEARTWEQGANEMELKAASEECTANQNQESADEPAQEASVSDSLPSNQQEAQPEGERDPAAAEPATSTGPKTKQQQQEEEEEEEAEEAEQTEAGRGESEGEEGKGVKRKREETHREEEPGSEKKKMDDDSMASMLADFVACPPDDEDGASGSNRS from the exons ATGGCTACATCGGCTTGGATGCGTGGCCCCTCTGCTATGCGATTAACGGAGGGTTTGGTATCGGTTCTGAAGGAACAGCGTCCCGAATATCTACCCACTTTGTTGGCAAACTACAGAGAGCATGGCGTGTTTCAGACCCAG GGCGCGAGCGCTGTTGGTGGTCTCGTGGGTTTCAGCAATGCCAAACTGGGGTCGAGCAAAACCAG GTTTGAGGGGCTGTGCCTGCTCTCCATGCTGGTCAAAGACAGCTCCAGTGATCTGTTCCAGCAGCACTGTGTCTCCTGGCTGCGCTCCCTGCAGCAGGTTATCCAG TCTCAGGCTCCGGTTCAGACCATCCAGCTGGCGGTGAACATTCTGAAGGACCTCCTGCAATACTCCTCTCAGCTGCCAGAGGTGGCCAGGGAGGTCGGCCTCAACTCCATCCTGGGCATCCTCACATCTCTGCTGGGCCTTAAGACGGAG TGTGAGCTGGCAGCCATGGAGGGGATGACGGCCTGTATGACCTACTACACCAGAGCCTGTGGATCCCTCAGG GACAAACTGGGAGCATATTTCCTCTCTAAAATGGACAGCACAAACAAGAAGACACAAGAG ATGGCCTGTCAATGCTATGGCCACCTGCCCTCTCTGGGGGGCCTGTTGGACCGAGGGGTGAGTGCTGGTAGAGCTGAGGGATGGACCAATCAGATTCATTGCCTCCTGGCTTCAGCCAATGGCCTGCTGGCTCAGATCTACCACGGATCAGAAACAG ATGGAACAGTTCAATATGAAGGACCGGGGGTGGAGCTGGCCTTTCCTCACCTCGACCAATCAGATcctgtgctgctgctgcagctccagcacagattcacagcTGTCTGCCTGGCAGTTAAACACACACTCAG GGTGGATCCATCCTCTGCTGTCCGTCTGCCTGTCAGACCCATACTCAATCTGGTGTGCCGAGTACTTGCTGTCAACTCCAAAAGCATA AATTTAACAGGAGATGGTAGTGTGAGGCTGCTGGTCTTACCCATCATACACACCAACACACTGGAGGTCTTATCAGCTCTTATCACAGC CGTGCGCTGCGGCATGGTTCAGTACGCTGCTGTCCTTCAGAGGCTGTTCTCTCAGACCCTCTCTGCCTGGACGCCTCTACCTGAAGCCAGCCTGGGCCAGCAGAGAGCCTACAG CTCAGTGAGGGTCTCGGTGTACAGGACCCTGGAGCTGTGGGTCCAGGTGGCCGGAGCCTCTGCTAGCATCCTGCAGGGGAGCCCCGGACACTCAGAGCTGCTGTTCAGCCACCTGCTGGGTGACATCACACCGGGGGCCGAGTCCATCAAG CTCCGAGCAGGTCTGTCTTCTGATGCGGTTCCTGGGGGGAAGCCGGGCCCCCGGAGGACCAAAACACTAGTGATGTCAGACTCAGTGGGGCCGTCACTGCAGAGGAAAGGAGACGTTCTAGCCAATCAGGACACCTGCCTGTCAGCGCTCAGGG CACTGAGGCACATCATACTGACCAGCGGTACACTCCTGAAAGACGATATACACAAG cgcCTCCATGACGTGGTGCTGCCGCTCTGTGTGcgcctgcagcagcagcagtccaGCAGCAGCACTTCGTGTGAGTCCGCCGGCAGCGTCAGCGGCCAGTACAGCAGCGCCCCCAGCAGGAAGGAGCTGCACAG GTTACTGTTGGCTCTGGTCCTGGTCCCTTCTCCCTGCTGGCCTCCACCTCTGACCTGTGCTGTGTCCATCCTCAGCAAGGGACGCAACGACCGCAACCTCAAG GTCTCTACCTTCTGCATCGAGGCTCTGACCATCTGTAACTccctcctccacccccgcatTCCCTCCATCGCCCTCTCCTTACCACCCCTCACCCTGAAACCCAACGCCCCAGTCCTCCCCACCTCTCAGGCCCCCGGACTCACCATGCCGACGCTCCTCggaggccccgcccccggcaCCCCTTTCCCCACCCGCCACTCCCTCGGCCTGGGCTCCGCCTCCCTGCTGGGTTCCCTGGAGAACCATCTCTCCCTGGCCCCGGGGCTGCCGGGCCAGTCGGACATGATCCTGTCCCCCCACGCCCACCACCAGCAGGACGCCGCCGGGCTGGGCCTCCCCGAGGGCCAGCGTCCGGTGTTCGTGCGCTACGACCGGGAGGAGGCGGAGGACGTGGAAATCTCCCTGGCCAGCGATTCTGACGACAGCGTGGTCATCGTGCCCCCGGGCATGCTGCACCTGGAGACCCAGCAGGACGAGGCGGCCGCCGCCGCCAACTCTCTGAACATGGTCAACGCTCCAGGGGGGGCCACGCTCCCTCTCCCAGAGTCCctctccatggtccccaccacagcagccaCCACCATAGACCGGGTCTCCCTCCCCAACGACCTAGCCACTTCCTCCCCTCTCCtcaccacctccaccacccccatCAACTCCTTCCCTCCCTCCAACTCCTCCGTGGTCTCCCTGGTTCCGCCTTTGAACTCCAGCTCTCTCTCGGCTGCACCTCTCGGAGACTCGTTGCCGGGCCGACCGCAGCTCCAGCAGATGCTGATGCAGCCCCCCGCCGCAGGGCAGCCGGGCCCCATGGGGCTGCCGCTCCAGATGCACCAGCTGCAGAACCAGCTGAGCCAGTCGGGGCGACACCTCCACCAGCACCAAGCCCCCCCGGCCAGCAACGAAGACTCCGCCGTCATCAACATCAACAGCACCGATgaggaggacgaagaagaggaggaggacgacgaggagctggacgaggaggaggagggcctggacgaggaggacgaagatgAGGAGGCAAGCGATTTTGTAGAGGAGGAGTTCTACGATGGAGAAGAGTACGATGATTACGAcgaggaagagggggaggagctggaggaagacgaggaggaggatGGGGAAATACCTCCACTGGAAGGAGCAGAGGACAAGGCGGGAGAGGCGGGGATAGAGGGGGGGAAGGTGCTCAGAGCGGTGGTGGATGAAGGAGGGATGGCGGGATTCAGCGTGGAGGCGGAGGCAGAAGGAGGCATCGAGGAGATCCAGACCAACAGGGCCATGTTCGGAGAGGACCGGGTGAAGGTGCAGAAGGTGGAGAGCATCGGTGTGCTGGAGGAGGCGcgggaggggggggaggaggacGAGAACGAGAGGATGGACGACCCCACCATGCCTCAGATCCTGTGTGTGACCGGGGGGGCGCTGGAGGACAGGGAGGAGGctgaggaggagggaggggcaGCGAGAGGGGGAGGGGAGCAGGAGGAGGCCAGGACGTGGGAGCAAGGAGCCAATGAGATGGAGCTAAAGGCGGCCTCAGAAGAAtgcacagccaatcagaatcag GAGTCAGCTGATGAACCtgcacaggaagccagtgtgagtGACAGCCTGCCGTCCAATCAGCAGGAGGCGCAGCCTGAAGGGGAGAGGGACCccgcagcagcagaacctgCCACCTCCACTGGCCCCAAaacaaagcagcagcagcaggaggaggaggaggaggaggaggcggaggaggcGGAGCAGACGGAAGCTGGGCGGGGGGAgagtgagggagaggagggcAAGGGAGtgaagaggaagagggaggagacacacagggaggaggAGCCAGGTTCTGAGAAGAAGAAG ATGGACGATGACTCCATGGCCT
- the med11 gene encoding mediator of RNA polymerase II transcription subunit 11 gives MANERLRALEEVEKEIATTLQCAGNIVLELSKDKHNASHLDRQLVQFQSSINRVESELSGQIRYLTQVATGQPHEGSTYSARKDCQMALNRAEYAKVKLGELGRTCEVMLEQQQQQQQLQQQLQQQQQQPT, from the exons ATGGCGAACGAGCGGCTCAGAGCTCTGGAGGAGGTGGAGAAGGAGATAGCGACGACCCTGCAGTGTGCTG GTAATATAGTTCTGGAACTCTCCAAGGACAAACACAACGCCAGTCACCTGGACAGACAGCTGGTCCAGTTCCAGAGCTCCATCAACCGGGTGGAGAGCGAACTGAGCGGCCAGATCCGCTACCTCACACAG gtggCTACTGGTCAGCCTCACGAAGGTTCTACTTACTCAGCAAGGAAGGACTGTCAGATGGCGCTGAACAGAGCCGAGTACGCCAAGGTGAAACTTGGAGAACTGGGACGTACCTGTGAAGTCATgctggagcagcagcagcaacagcaacaACTACAGCAACAACTacagcaacaacagcagcagccaacatga